The sequence below is a genomic window from Gouania willdenowi chromosome 12, fGouWil2.1, whole genome shotgun sequence.
taattgccatggaaattctataaaaactgtcaattacaatttaattaaatgcaaaactggggaacaaatgttacagttctaaatcctacacatacgtagttattaaaatatgtttcatatggTTGTTTTCTTACTACTATTGAGAATTattttgccattaaaaaaaaaaaaaaaaaaagggaaattcaggggtatacagacacaaaaaaggctcggacgcccacagcaaaaacaaaactggatgatagataatattttttaatgtatttaagacatgggtcaaagctgacccattatcatgctaacagaaagctaacacaagaggaaggttacgtacGTTTTATGAGCctctttattaaaggctcagtaattatgattatgaatttgaactttagtaattgtaattgacttacaaGGGTggaataataattgtaattttagttgtaattgaaaaaaaatgctggtcaaagtaataattgatttgtaattgaacatggataattgaagatgtaattgtaattgaaaattcaCCCAAATCCTGCCACATGCACACAGGCCGAAAAATCGATTCTAAAAAATATCGACATTTTATATCATCACAAAAATACTTGATACATCGTGAATGGCTGTATCATTGTCGCCCTGagctatacacacacatatatatcattatatttatactaatatatttatatactgatGCAGATTAATTAATGACAGATGAATGGGTCACAGAATGATCCGGTCACTCTGCTCTGGAACACCGGGTTCCGCTCACCGTCTGGCGGATCCGTAGGAACCGTCCTCTCTGGTTCTCCTTCAGGTCCAGGAAGTACTTGCGGTTGTCCCGCTCGATAAACTCGCTCTTCAGGACCCGGTGTCCGGGGTCGTCAGAGGCGGCGGAGCCCTCGGGGGACGGGCTGCGGCGCTGCGGGCCGTGAAGCCCGATGCGGGCGTAGTGGTCGATGAAGTGACCCAGGCAGCAGCGCAGCGCCGCGGCCGCGGACATGGACACCGTCAGCTTGCTCTTCCGCACCGTGTCCTGCCGCCCGCGGCCGATCCACACCTCCGCGATCTTCAGGAACCTTCCGCGGACGCTCTGCTTCACGTCCAGGTAGAAGCGCTTCTTCTGGATGTCCACGCGCTTGGAGGCCAGCTCCTGGATGTCTCCGCCCGGGCGGGGCGGGGGTTCGGCTCCGGCGGTCCTGGCCCGGGTCCGGTCCGGTCCTCTGCAGCAGCCGTCGGCCATCATCATGACTTTAGGACACGGAACGAATACGCTGCTCCATGACAAACGGGCCGAGGCTGTCAGCGTGTCAGCACCCGGTGGTGGTCACCGGGAGAACCGTCCGGTATCCGCCGTGAACCCGATGAACCCAATGAACCCTCCCCGTCCTGAGAAAACCTCCGTTAAAGAGACAGGAGCCGGCGGGAGCGCGCGCGTCAGCGCGGGAGCGCGCACCCGCCTCACGCAACGCGAGGCCTCTTTCATCCATTCATTAAAACATAAACCAgacagacggacggacggacggaccaCTGACGATAACTCCccaaaggaaaaatacaaaaaaggaccAGAATAAATGAAGActgaataatattaataaaagacTGATTACACACTAAAAATCaacaagaaagagaaaaagccttaaaataaacccaaagtacagaaaaaaagtacacgtctccaaaaacacacaacacaacaaaaatacacacacacaaaaaaaaaacagaaaaccacaAGAATGAATTGATAAAGCACTAAACAATAAGaaccaggatttttttttatttttaaaaacaaacaaataaaacacacccaaattagagaaaaacacacaacacaacaaaaatacacacaaattacagaaaaatacaaaaaaggacaacaagaaTAAGGACTGGTAACGCACTAAACTACAACAAGAACCAGAAagacttaaaacacacaaaattacagaaaaatccagaaaaaacTGAAGTACACGAgtctccagaaacacacaacaaaaatacacaaaatgacagagaaatagcaaaaaaagaaaaagaaaaggacaacaagaatacacaaaatgcctaacacactaaacaacaagaaacagaaaaagacttaaaaaaaaaaaccccagaaattacagaaaagtctgcatacatcaaaagtacacaaGTCTCCAAAAATATGTCTGTGACCTGAAATAACCCCCTCCTCCTACTGGCAGGTCTGAGTATGACACGCCTGAACTGAACTGAGACAGTGTTGTAAATGTCTCACTCTGTACTATGCaccacaaactcaatgagtatcagtgacgtgcagtcagggtaggcagtgcctacccaacggtgaattgatatttgattatttgttttaattataatataattataaattgtttatttttcaatttccgattgcctacaatacctataagtttgaaagtgtcagcattttgtgcttttcatatcccaaattactaaacaacGCTATTTCCTAACCACTGTAagacaggaggaggccacaccccttctcaaaggcacgttgctgctctgcctctgttcccatagtgtgttgttatgtgtttgtgcatgtgcagtcagttccccaagatgacaaccatttacgtccaaaggcagctctctacgctgcctttggacgtaaccgtgctatgctaaatgctatacctaagttcacagtgcattagtgaattgatatcacgtgactgctacagctgctacgttctctagctagtgggcgggataacactacagtcaggatgacagcgctagagacaataaagaaacttttttttgaggaaaaacaacagcttttaaaagatgggagaccaacacctgagttaccagaccttcagcaaaggtaaggtcagaacattgttggtattttctacagtgaatggaacaaaaggaaggattgactttgtggatgctcctcactgaggctgttctgagttgttgttgttgccattttctccgtgtttctgtttttccaacacaaacaacggatgtgctgccgtgtcatgagatatatgttattggagagtatggaggccatattaaataaatgtttatgtttttttaatggtgtttatgatgttgattttgttagatggctaaatacttgttcatgtggatcttgttgggttttttttctttcttattatgaattttatattttgataagtgcattgagatgactttgttgtaaattgcgctatacaaataaagttgaatttaaatgaattgaattaacacttgccagcagaaacatgaaattgtcattggtgttgacaatggtggtctcaatttggaacgccctgcctacccaaccctagtgctcacggcacgtcactgatgagtatacactgtctactatagactttAGGTATGATTACGTTATTGAGCGTTCCCACtcaagtatacttccaagtttcccaagatagatttggaacctacaacgacaaaacctgaagtgaccaagtagaatatcaacatgtgctcatttgatccataaaactcatgaaaacacatttcatgccgacatttcggggtttttcggagacaaaacttccgttaacttcaaaataagagccctatttacaaaagtgttaaactgatggaagacaagaagagatgcttttgatgtttgacttttagtttgaagctggtctcaggatgattttacatttcgCTCGTAAttcatcatggggtggttgagtatgactagtgcacccaccgtgcatacttaaaatagGTCCCAAGATAGTATACATCCGAGTATTTCTCGTATACTCCTTTTTATCCTATCTAACATATTCATAGACGctagacttagtatgagttgtGTGTTAggatgagcagtacgttaggatgagcagtactt
It includes:
- the purg gene encoding purine-rich element-binding protein gamma isoform X2; amino-acid sequence: MMMADGCCRGPDRTRARTAGAEPPPRPGGDIQELASKRVDIQKKRFYLDVKQSVRGRFLKIAEVWIGRGRQDTVRKSKLTVSMSAAAALRCCLGHFIDHYARIGLHGPQRRSPSPEGSAASDDPGHRVLKSEFIERDNRKYFLDLKENQRGRFLRIRQTSRGAGTMGFYGAGAEPSIVLPAQGLIEFRDALSQLIHDYGDQDGDERPPEAEDSAELPEAASFRVDNKRFYFDVGSNRFGVFLKISEVRQPYRNTITVPLKAWSRFGESFIRYEEEMRRIFCCHREKRTDGTQSED
- the purg gene encoding purine-rich element-binding protein gamma isoform X1, producing the protein MMMADGCCRGPDRTRARTAGAEPPPRPGGDIQELASKRVDIQKKRFYLDVKQSVRGRFLKIAEVWIGRGRQDTVRKSKLTVSMSAAAALRCCLGHFIDHYARIGLHGPQRRSPSPEGSAASDDPGHRVLKSEFIERDNRKYFLDLKENQRGRFLRIRQTQSRGAGTMGFYGAGAEPSIVLPAQGLIEFRDALSQLIHDYGDQDGDERPPEAEDSAELPEAASFRVDNKRFYFDVGSNRFGVFLKISEVRQPYRNTITVPLKAWSRFGESFIRYEEEMRRIFCCHREKRTDGTQSED